Proteins from one Cicer arietinum cultivar CDC Frontier isolate Library 1 chromosome 3, Cicar.CDCFrontier_v2.0, whole genome shotgun sequence genomic window:
- the LOC101493164 gene encoding CBL-interacting serine/threonine-protein kinase 14-like, with the protein MEKQTQTTKDESKRGVVLLGKYEVRRLLGVGASAKVYHATNVENGQSVAVKVVSKKKIISSGFAVNIEREISILRCLHHPNIIDLFEVLATKSKIYFIVEYAAGGELYEEVAGKEKLTEDHARRYFRQLISSVKHCHSRGVYHRDLKLDNLLLDEKDNLKVTDFGLSAVKNQIRSDGMLHTVCGTPSYVAPEILAKKGYDGAKADIWSCGVVLFALTAGYLPFNDYNVTVLYRKIYRGQFRFPKWTSHDLKNLLSRLLDTKPETRITIDEILKDPWFNSGGYRFDRVLVKERELEENRTGFKIKSLNAFDLISFSTGLDMSGMFEEISGSGFMERVVSGEKPERIVERVEEMVKGAKVVVKRMENGDGAKLEGHEGNLLGLVVVYRLTEELAVVEMKLRGREDECSALFWKNKLRPLLLELAHKQEVPVSR; encoded by the coding sequence ATGGAAAAACAAACACAAACGACGAAAGACGAGTCAAAACGCGGCGTCGTTTTATTAGGAAAATACGAAGTGCGAAGATTATTAGGCGTTGGTGCATCAGCGAAGGTGTATCACGCGACTAACGTTGAAAATGGACAGAGCGTGGCGGTGAAAGTCGTGAGCAAGAAGAAAATCATCAGCAGTGGCTTCGCCGTGAACATTGAGCGCGAGATCTCGATCCTCCGCTGTCTCCACCATCCTAACATCATTGACCTCTTCGAAGTCCTCGCCACGAAGAGCAAAATTTACTTCATCGTCGAATACGCCGCCGGCGGCGAACTCTACGAAGAAGTCGCCGGAAAAGAAAAACTCACCGAAGACCACGCCCGGAGATACTTCCGGCAACTCATCTCCTCCGTGAAACACTGTCACTCTCGCGGCGTATACCACCGTGATCTCAAACTCGACAATCTCTTGCTCGACGAAAAGGATAATCTCAAAGTAACGGATTTCGGTTTAAGCGCCGTTAAAAATCAGATCCGATCCGATGGAATGCTTCACACCGTTTGCGGTACACCGTCCTACGTGGCACCTGAAATTCTCGCTAAAAAAGGCTACGACGGTGCAAAAGCTGATATATGGTCGTGCGGCGTCGTTTTGTTCGCACTAACTGCAGGATATTTACCTTTTAATGATTACAATGTTACCGTACTTTACCGAAAGATTTACCGCGGTCAATTTCGTTTCCCGAAATGGACGTCTCATGATCTGAAGAACCTCTTATCACGTTTGTTGGATACGAAACCTGAGACAAGGATCACCATTGATGAGATTCTAAAAGACCCGTGGTTCAACTCGGGTGGGTACCGGTTCGACCGGGTTTTAGTTAAGGAGCGTGAGTTGGAGGAGAATCGAACCgggtttaaaattaaatcattgaACGCGTTTGATTTGATATCGTTTTCAACCGGGTTGGATATGTCGGGTATGTTTGAGGAAATCAGCGGGTCGGGTTTCATGGAACGGGTTGTTTCGGGGGAGAAACCCGAGAGGATTGTGGAGAGGGTGGAGGAAATGGTTAAGGGAGCGAAGGTTGTTGTGAAGAGAATGGAGAATGGTGACGGTGCAAAGTTGGAAGGGCATGAAGGTAATTTGCTTGGTCTTGTTGTGGTTTACCGGTTAACGGAAGAGTTGGCGGTTGTTGAAATGAAGTTGCGTGGAAGGGAGGACGAATGTAGCGCTCtattttggaaaaataaattgCGACCTTTGCTTCTTGAATTGGCTCACAAACAGGAAGTACCGGTCTCTCGGTGA